The DNA sequence ACGATTGGCTCCCATGACAGCGACCGTCAGCGATCCGGCAGCGGCCACGGCCCCCGGACCCGCCCGAACGCGGACGCGACGACCAGGGGGCGGCCTCGGCCGCTACATCCTGGTCCGAGCGCTCCTCATCATCCCCACGATCTTCATCCTCGTCACCGTCGTCTTCTTCCTGATGCGGTCGACGGGCGATCCCATCACCGCCTCCCTCGGCGGCAAGCTGCCCCCGGCCGAACTGCACCAGCGCATCGCCGCGGCGGGCTTCGACCGTCCGCTGATCGTCCAGTACGTCGAGTACCTCGGCCAGCTGCTGCGCGGCGACTTCGGCACCACCTTCTCGGACCACCAGCCCGTGACCCAGGTGCTCATCACGTACGGCGCGGCAACGCTCGAACTGGCGATCTATGCGCTGATCGTCGCCTTCATCGTCGGCATCCCGCTCGGCATGGTGGCGGCGTACTTCCGCGACCGCGGGCAGGACGCCACCCTGCGCGTGTTCGCCATCCTCTGCTACGCCACGCCGGTGTTCTTCGCGGGCATGGTCCTCAAGCTCGTCTTCTCCATCTGGCTGGGCTGGCTCCCGGTCGCCGGGCGCGCCTCCACCAGCTCGGAGATCGAGCTGCAGACGCTCGACAACAAGACGGGCATCTACCTGATCGACGCCTTCCGCACCGGTGACCCCGCGGTCGTTGGCGACGTGCTCACGCACGCCATCCTCCCCGCGATCACCCTGGGTCTCCTGACCGCCGGCATCTTCCTGAGGCTGGTACGCACCAACGTGATCGGGACGCTCTCGACCGACTACGTCGACTCGGCGCGGTCGCGCGGCGTCAGCGAGCTGCGGCTCGTCCGCAAGCACGCGTATCGCCCGGCGCTCATCCCGATCATCACGGTCATCGGCCTGCAGATCGCGCTGCTCCTCGGCGGCGCCGTGCTGACCGAGACGACGTTCGAGTGGAAGGGCCTCGGCTTCCAGCTGGTCCACTACGTACAGGCGCGCGACTTCGTCGCTGTCCAGGGCATGGTGGTTCTCCTCGCGGTTATCGTGACGCTCACGAACTTCGTGGTCGACATCATCGCCGCGCTCATCGACCCGAGGGTGAGGTACTGACATGGCCGCCAAGCGCCGCCTCCTCGACCGGCTCCCGGTCGTCCACCAGCTCCGGCAGAGCGTCGGCCTCCAGCGCGGCATGCTCATCGCCGGCCTCTCGCTCACCGTCCTGTTCATCCTCCTCGCGATCTTCGCCCCGCTGATCGCGCCGTACGGCTTCGCACAGCTCCGCGACGCAAACGGATCGTTCGGGGCTCAGCAACCGCCGAGCTCCGCGCACATCTGGGGGACCACCTCCGGCGGGTACGACGTCTTCTCGCGTGTCATCTGGGGAACGCAGACCGCGATCCTCGTGATCATCGTCGCCGTCATCCTGTCGATCATCATCGGCGTGCTGCTCGGTCTGGTGTCCGGGTACTTCGGCGGCTGGCTCGACCGCGT is a window from the Leifsonia sp. AG29 genome containing:
- a CDS encoding ABC transporter permease, with product MTATVSDPAAATAPGPARTRTRRPGGGLGRYILVRALLIIPTIFILVTVVFFLMRSTGDPITASLGGKLPPAELHQRIAAAGFDRPLIVQYVEYLGQLLRGDFGTTFSDHQPVTQVLITYGAATLELAIYALIVAFIVGIPLGMVAAYFRDRGQDATLRVFAILCYATPVFFAGMVLKLVFSIWLGWLPVAGRASTSSEIELQTLDNKTGIYLIDAFRTGDPAVVGDVLTHAILPAITLGLLTAGIFLRLVRTNVIGTLSTDYVDSARSRGVSELRLVRKHAYRPALIPIITVIGLQIALLLGGAVLTETTFEWKGLGFQLVHYVQARDFVAVQGMVVLLAVIVTLTNFVVDIIAALIDPRVRY